The DNA window CAGTGAATGTCTTCATATGGGGAGGGCCTTTAAAGGGGAAGAGGCCCTGGCTATGTCTGAGGTGGAGATGCCCACCAGCACCTGCCTGCATATGGTGCTGTCCTCTTTCAAAAGCCATGCTCATTCCAGAGTGCCCCACCCAGGCGCCCAAGAGTCTGCCTTCTACAGGCCCAGAGCTGAGCCCCCTCTGACTCCACCTCCTGCCCCATCCCTATGTGTATTAGGGACTATCTGcttccttctcctgcttcctTTTCATCCTCCCAGGGGCTCACGTACCCACCATCCCAACCCTGTTAGCAACTCAATCCTCAGGAAACTTGAGCTGATATAGGAGCTGGCCACAGCACGGGTGTCAGGTGTTGGGGAGCACAGTGTCATTGCCTACTTCAGGGAATGGAGGGAAAGAACAGGGACCAGAGGAGAAAAGTTGAAGAATATGAGAGGCTGGCCTTATCCCAATGACTCCTCTCCTTTAGATCATTCCTTCCATGGCCCTGGCCTGGGACAGACCTAAGTTCCTGGCCAGCTTTGCCTCTGACTAGCTTTGTGGATGGACAGTCATTTGCCCTGTCTGGATCTCACTTTCCTCACCTGTAACACACGAGGAGAGGGGATAATGCCATCTGCCCaattaacctctttttttttttttttttttttttttgagatggagtctcgctctgttgcccaggctggagtgcaatggcatgaccttgactcactgcaacctccgcctcctgggttcaaatgattctcctgcctcagcctcccaagtagctgggattacaggcatgagccaccacacctggctaatttttgtatttttagtagagatgggatttcaccatgctggccaggctggtctcgaactcctgacctcatgatccacctgcctcggcctcccaacaatTTACCTCTTAACTCAGCAGCTCACATGagggaatagaaagaaagaaagaaaaaaaaagcggggAGTAGATAGAGAAGACTTTGCCAAGAATGAAGTTGTGAGAATGTGAAGCAGAGGGCTGGATAGGAGACTGCCACCTGGCCCAACCTCCGCTCCAGCTTGGGGAAGGGTCGGGAGGAGGACTGGGAGGAGCTGAGCCCAGCCTTACTTTTCTTGCCTTGGGGGAGGCCAGTCCTTGGCCTGGGAGGGCTGAAGCTGCTGGGGCTGAGAGGAGTGGTGCAGccagggctgggagtggggggaTTGTACAAGTAGGAGCCTACACCACCAATGTTCACCCCTGAAGAGAGAATAGGGGAGGTCAGGCTTGAGCCCCCAGCTCCCAGCCACAAGGAGGGTTCTGCTGACCCATGGCCCCTTAAGGCTGGTACTTACCCCTGGGTCCAAAGAGAGCCCCATAGCATGGCTTGTGGCAGTATGGCCTCCCATTGTGCTGGGCACAAGCAGAGGGAAGTGGGTTACTCAAGGCCAGCGGGAGCCATGCCCCACAGGCCTTCACCCCAGACAGGCTGCCAGGTGTGTCTGTCCACTGGCTGAGTCTGGTGGgcctgggaggggtgggggatgggCTGGCATGCCAGCATTTCCACTGTGGTCAAGGGAGGAAGAGCAAGAGCAGCTCAGAAGGTGACGCTGCTTCCCACTCACCCTGATCCCCAAAACCATGGGATCCACAGTCACGACCCAGGTTCCCAAATTCCTGGCTGGTGTGGGGTCCACCAGGTGGGCGGCCTTGGGGTTGGCTACTGAGGTTCCCTTTGGCAGGCCTCCAGTGCTGAAGTTGGGGGCTGGTGCCTGGGGGGTGGGAGGCAGTGATGTAAACAGGGCAGTGCTCCCTGGCCAGGTCTTACCTCTGCATGCCCGCCAGGGGACAGGATGCTGTGGCAGCGCTCACATTTCAGGCAGAAGCGGTGCCAGTTCTTGCCCAGGGAGCTCACCTTCTCAGCTGTGGAGGACAAAGTGGAACCGAGCTGCGAGGAGCCTGTCCAAGCATAGGGCCCCTCCTTTCCCTCTTCGGCCCTCTAGGGAATTAGGTTGGCCTGCCCTGCTTCCTGGAGATGAGTGTCTCCAGGAGG is part of the Homo sapiens chromosome 6, GRCh38.p14 Primary Assembly genome and encodes:
- the CRIP3 gene encoding cysteine-rich protein 3 isoform 1 (isoform 1 is encoded by transcript variant 1), which encodes MSWTCPRCQQPVFFAEKVSSLGKNWHRFCLKCERCHSILSPGGHAEHNGRPYCHKPCYGALFGPRGVNIGGVGSYLYNPPTPSPGCTTPLSPSSFSPPRPRTGLPQGKKSPPHMKTFTGETSLCPGCGEPVYFAEKVMSLGRNWHRPCLRCQRCHKTLTAGSHAEHDGVPYCHVPCYGYLFGPKGVNIGDVGCYIYDPVKIKFK